Genomic segment of Rhodohalobacter mucosus:
TGGAGCGACTCAAGCGTAACGTTACTTCGAACACCGCTGCTGATTATAAATGGGCCGGGCACATTGGTGCCGGAAAATCCGGATCCGATGCCGTACGTAAACCCTTTCCCTTCGCGAAGCTCCTGGGTGAGGCGCGATGCAAAACCTCCCCCGCCCAGCTTATAGTTCATCACCACGGCCGGGTAGTAATCCTCATCGGTTTCGGGCATGGAAAGGTACCCGATTCTTAGCACCGACTGCGAAGCATTGGGCACATCATAGAAAAATACAGCCGCCTCTTCTCTGCCTTCAGGAAAAATGACAGAGGTATTGGGGATCTCTTTAGGCTGCCACAGCTCATTCAGCTCGTCCAGCGAGCTTACCACCTCATCACGTCCTGCGGAACCGGCTACATGCATGCTTGTTATCGTGGGCGACACATATGCCTCATAGTAAGCTTTCAGGTCGTCCATCGTAATAGCCTCAACACTTTCAACCGTACCGATGGGGTTTCTGGAGAAGATGTGATCCTCACCGTAAATCACTTTGTTAAACTCATTGGTGGCAATGCTATTCGGGCTCGACTGCTGCTGTGCGATCCGGCTGATCACGCTCTGCCTGGCAAGTTCAAATTCCCGCTCATCCCAGCGAGGCTCGAGCAGTATTTCCTGCGCCAATTTCAGCGTCTCTTCATAGTTTTTCGTCAGCGTGTTGGCAGATAATGTGATGTCCTGCCGTCCCGAGGAGACATTGATAGACGCCCCCAGCAGGTCAATCGCCTGCTCCAGCTCAGCCGGTGTTCTGTTGGCCGTTCCGCGGGTCAGCATCTCTGCAAGCAGGTTGGATACACCAATCTTTTCAGGATCCTCAGCTATCATGCCGCTCTCTATCCGCAGGTTAAACCGCACAAGCGGGAGCTCATCATTTTCAATTCCATAAATTTTCATTCCGTTCGTGCTCTCAGCGGTCCAAACTTCCGGAACACGTATCTCCGGTGAGGCTCCATACGGAGGTTCAACGCTTCGGTCGAACGAGGATGGTGTGCGCTCGTAAGGAGTATCTTCCGGGAGCTCAAATGCTTCCCCTTCACCCTGAGCCACGATCTCCTCGATAGCCACTTCAGCTTCCGAAGAACCCGCCAGTACAAGCTCCGTTTCACCAAGGGGCACGAAACTGGTGGCAACAAACGGCTGGTCTTTCACATAAGTCTCATATACGCGGCGAACGTCTGCAAGCGTCACATCCAGCGTTTTCCTGATATCCTCATTGATATATCCCGGGTCACCGGCAAAGATATTGTACTGCGCAAGCTGAAAGGCTTTGCCCAAAACACTCTGCAGGCCATTGTAGAAACCGGTCTCAATACCGGCCTTTACCCGCACCAGGTCGTTTTCCGTAAATCCATTCTCTTCGTATCGCGCAAACCCTTTCTCAATGGCCGCATATACGTCGTTGAGATCAGTTTCAGCGAACGCACGTACGCGCAATGTGATTTCACCCGCCAGTTCCGAGTTTCCGCTGAACATACTCACGCCGGAACTCAGCTCTTCTTCTTCAACAATTACCTCATAAAGCGGTGCTGTTTTCCCGTCTGATAG
This window contains:
- a CDS encoding M16 family metallopeptidase; its protein translation is MIPHTAIFMNFLRLSAFFVLLSALILQSSCTPPGQKDFSVDYEKFVLDNGLEVIFHKDDSDPVTAVALTFHVGSARELPGRTGFAHLFEHLLFLESENLGRGGLDQMSSRIGGSGANGSTSRDRTNYFQTVPNDALEKMIWAEADKLGFFINTVNEMVLEKEKQVVKNEKRQGVDNAPYGHTGYVIGKNLYPEDHPYSWQVIGSLDDLQAATLDDVINFYNTWYVPNNATLVIAGDFDSDQAREWVHKYFDEIPAGEEIEPLATRGSDLSEIKKLYHEDNYARLPELRLTWPGVELYHDDAYALDILAQLLSDGKTAPLYEVIVEEEELSSGVSMFSGNSELAGEITLRVRAFAETDLNDVYAAIEKGFARYEENGFTENDLVRVKAGIETGFYNGLQSVLGKAFQLAQYNIFAGDPGYINEDIRKTLDVTLADVRRVYETYVKDQPFVATSFVPLGETELVLAGSSEAEVAIEEIVAQGEGEAFELPEDTPYERTPSSFDRSVEPPYGASPEIRVPEVWTAESTNGMKIYGIENDELPLVRFNLRIESGMIAEDPEKIGVSNLLAEMLTRGTANRTPAELEQAIDLLGASINVSSGRQDITLSANTLTKNYEETLKLAQEILLEPRWDEREFELARQSVISRIAQQQSSPNSIATNEFNKVIYGEDHIFSRNPIGTVESVEAITMDDLKAYYEAYVSPTITSMHVAGSAGRDEVVSSLDELNELWQPKEIPNTSVIFPEGREEAAVFFYDVPNASQSVLRIGYLSMPETDEDYYPAVVMNYKLGGGGFASRLTQELREGKGFTYGIGSGFSGTNVPGPFIISSGVRSNVTLESLQSIKTILEDYPETFTQEDLENTKSFLLKSNARAFETLGAKLNILETMSMNGWEADYITQRQQIVRDMTLDEITRLARTYANPGKMVYVIVGDARTQLPRLRQLGYGEPILLN